A genomic stretch from Rhodothermales bacterium includes:
- a CDS encoding OmpA family protein, whose amino-acid sequence MRTIQSHKILSAAMVALIAVSTLMAGGCASANKTTKGAGIGAGAGAVLGGIIGSRSGNTARGAIVGAAVGGTAGAVIGSQMDKQAKELEEELEGARVERVGEGIQVTFDSAILFGFDSATVKPEANESLNSLATSLQNYPNTEVAIIGHTDATGPEDYNQKLSERRADAAMAVLLKSGVAPSRIMTQGLGETEPVASNETPEGRELNRRVEVAIYASEEYRDQVEGG is encoded by the coding sequence ATGAGAACGATTCAATCCCACAAGATCCTGTCGGCGGCGATGGTCGCCCTCATCGCAGTTTCCACGCTGATGGCCGGCGGTTGTGCGTCAGCGAACAAGACGACGAAAGGTGCCGGCATAGGCGCCGGCGCCGGAGCCGTTCTCGGTGGAATCATCGGTAGTCGCTCCGGTAACACGGCACGGGGCGCGATCGTCGGTGCTGCCGTCGGCGGCACGGCCGGAGCGGTCATTGGAAGCCAGATGGACAAGCAGGCCAAAGAGCTTGAAGAGGAGCTTGAAGGGGCACGCGTCGAGCGCGTGGGTGAAGGCATCCAGGTCACCTTCGACTCCGCGATCCTTTTCGGCTTCGACTCGGCAACGGTAAAGCCCGAAGCGAACGAATCCCTGAATTCACTCGCGACCAGCCTGCAGAACTATCCGAACACCGAGGTTGCCATTATCGGTCACACGGATGCCACGGGCCCGGAAGATTACAACCAGAAACTCTCCGAGCGGCGTGCAGATGCTGCCATGGCGGTGTTACTCAAGAGCGGCGTCGCACCTTCGCGTATCATGACACAGGGGCTTGGAGAAACGGAGCCGGTTGCTTCCAATGAAACACCGGAAGGCCGCGAGCTTAATCGGCGAGTCGAAGTCGCGATCTATGCAAGCGAAGAGTACCGGGATCAGGTTGAGGGTGGCTGA
- a CDS encoding TIGR00730 family Rossman fold protein, whose amino-acid sequence MLSKPAKGLSNQEADAWQQGRVKDLWRIFRIMSEFVEGFETMSELGPAVSIFGSARTKPGAPYYELAVDVAKVLVEHGYGVITGGGPGIMEAANKGCREAGGDSVGLNIVIPHEQIANPFIDPDKLINFDFFFVRKVMFSKYAQGFIVLPGGFGTMDELFEALTLIQTGKSTRFPVVMMGSEFWGGLVDWIREQLLGQGNISPGDLDLFHVVDDPGEAVKIIDDFYREHLLSPNY is encoded by the coding sequence ATGTTGTCTAAACCTGCCAAGGGACTGAGTAATCAGGAGGCCGACGCGTGGCAGCAGGGTCGCGTAAAGGATCTCTGGCGGATATTCCGCATCATGTCGGAATTTGTAGAGGGATTCGAGACCATGTCGGAGCTCGGTCCGGCAGTTTCGATCTTTGGATCGGCGCGGACGAAACCGGGAGCGCCGTATTACGAGCTGGCGGTCGACGTGGCGAAGGTTCTGGTCGAGCATGGATACGGCGTGATTACCGGTGGCGGACCGGGCATCATGGAGGCGGCCAATAAGGGATGCCGGGAGGCTGGTGGAGATTCAGTCGGACTGAATATCGTGATCCCGCACGAGCAGATTGCCAATCCATTCATCGATCCCGACAAGCTGATCAACTTCGATTTCTTCTTCGTCCGCAAGGTCATGTTTTCGAAATACGCGCAGGGATTCATAGTGCTGCCCGGCGGATTTGGGACAATGGACGAGTTGTTTGAGGCTTTGACGCTCATACAGACGGGAAAATCGACGCGCTTCCCCGTGGTCATGATGGGATCCGAATTCTGGGGCGGACTCGTGGACTGGATCAGGGAGCAGCTTCTGGGACAAGGAAACATCTCGCCGGGAGATCTGGACCTCTTTCATGTGGTGGACGATCCAGGGGAAGCAGTCAAGATCATAGACGACTTCTACAGGGAGCATCTGTTGAGTCCGAACTATTAG